TTTAGAATTTGGGAAATATTTTTATGCTCACTTAGAAATATTTTCAGAGGGTGTTCTTTAGGGAGATCTATATTTTCTTTATCAAGAGATTCTCTAAAGATATCAATATGCACATCGCATAATTTGTGTATTTTTTCCTGCGGAAAGTGATGCTGTGTTATAAGAATATTTTCTATTATTGCTATTTCTGCAGGATGAACATTTTCAAGAATTTTCCCAAAGCGTTCTTTTACCTCTTGTGGGGTAATAAGCCCTTTGTCCATGTCAATAAGTAAGTTTTTCATTAAGTTTATTCTTTCCTCTCTTGTTAAGTTATTTTGTATAAATTCACTCATTTTTCACCTCTAATAAATTATAACTAAAAAAGTAATATTTTGCAAGAAAAAATTACCCATTATTTTAAGAAATTTTTGTTGTATATGCCTCAAAACTATTGACAATATTCTAAAAATCTGTAAACTTGATTAGAGAAAAATTGAAAGGAGGCGATTATCCTAACAAGAGTTAGGGGAAAACCAGTGGCAGAAGTTCGTAGAAGACAAAATGAGTCCTTAGAGGACATGCTAAAGAGATTTAGAAGAGAATGCGCCAAAGATGGCATCTATGCTGAAATTAAAAAGAGGAGGTATTACATTCCTCCTAGTGTTAAGAAAAAACAAAAGGATGTAAAAAAGAAGTAAAACTGTGGCAGGTATAACCTGCCTTTAATTATTAAGGTGACGAAATGGCTATAAACCCAAACTTAAAAAAAATTGAAGTAGAGATTTTGACAGAAAGGTTTATTATTAGAGGCTTTATTTTTGTCCCTGCAAATATTCGTTTGTCAGATGCATTAAATAAGTTTCTTAAAGAGACAGTATTCATTGCTGTTACCGAAGCAGAAATAAAAATAGTTAATTCCGAAGATATTTTCATAAAGAAAGATTTTATTCTTGTTAATAAAGAGAAAGTTGTAAGTATTATGCCCCTAGCGGAGTAATTAACTTATTTTATTTATCAATTTTTTTACTTCCTCAATATTAGGCTCAATAAAGAGTGGTTCATTTACAGATTTAATTGCATTTTCTATATCTTTCAAACCGTTACCGGTAATTATAACAACAACTTTATCGTATTTGTCAACTAATTTACTTTTTAAAGATTTTAAGTATCCCGCAAAAGAAGCTGCTGCAGCTGGCTCTGCAAAAATGCCGCTTTTGTTTCCTAGATATCTAATGGCGTAAAGTATCTCAGAATCACTAACACTAATACC
This is a stretch of genomic DNA from Caldisericaceae bacterium. It encodes these proteins:
- the rpsU gene encoding 30S ribosomal protein S21, translating into MAEVRRRQNESLEDMLKRFRRECAKDGIYAEIKKRRYYIPPSVKKKQKDVKKK